A genome region from Fodinibius salicampi includes the following:
- a CDS encoding SusC/RagA family TonB-linked outer membrane protein — MKKLQKILILLLVSFVMQGMTNMVLVAQNSSSNSEAMLLTSTDAGNNLQNSGKILLSNLLSTLEQHFDVTFLYKNEIMANKYVNRNEIQIGEKTGRELSRILDQMGITFQRIDKQTYVLLGKSFHLLQPEEEISGTVTDAQSGDVLPGVNVMVKGTTTGTSTDDTGTFELTVPSLQDTLIFSFIGYQSQEVPINGRNEINISLQSEAISGEELVVTGYGVQRKSDVTGSIGMVSSDELEKQPSFNALQSLRGKVAGVNIFTNSGSPTGSNRVVIRGSGSINADTDPLYVVDGVAMQDGIEYMNPNDIESIEVLKDASATAIYGSRGANGVILVTTKRGDTAGEDVAVSYDGSFSVGKMRGRMDAMNAEEFMEVQRTGYENAPLFDDYAPGEEPELDLTPDMGTLFDEQGNPIYDTDWQDAVTRTALSHDHQIGIQSGGEKSSFGGFLNYTNNEGIILNSWMKRASAKIVYDADPTDWLSIGTNLTVNKTWENNIEEGGGGQEIRRTMIEFAPILPVRWDDGTYTHFNDIQSLTLEGQPNPVHRALEEDRLRDRIQLFGNTFAEFQITENLEFRTQFGIDNTIFEARNYSPTDLESPSTSVGNASISNSETTYWQNENYLTYIIDTNKHSLNAVFGASWQGTDYRANSSSVREFPNDLYRTNNIDAATDINSIPASNAWNWTMNSYFARGSYTYDETYSITLTSRMDGSSRFGENNKYGFFPSLGLGWTASNEDFMEDVNFIDHLKFRGSWGKTGNTEIGVYQSLSTISSGTVLIGGARQTSSSLQRLANPDLEWEKTTQYNVGVEVDMLDQLISLEADYYYKLTDDLLLDRPIPATTGFDVVMDNVGSVSNRGVDFMLTTRNIQTSDFFWSSTLNFNYNINRVESLGVEDEDIFPGPNWVSGSQTILRVGEPIGTFYGFERYGTWNTDEAAEAAEAGRIPGEAKRSEERQIIGHGMPDWTGSFVNEFNFGSFDFTADIQFVYGSEIMQQFLHTAEDRQALTNGISTQLHDAWTEDHQDTPIQRIRHQPLSGQNTQADSHWIVDGSYIRGNLFSLGYTFDQSLTTRLGMQQMRITASLENAFVIHHPDFKGHDPEGTSWQGNPNTQNIFFYQYPKPRTFTLGVNFRF, encoded by the coding sequence ATGAAAAAGCTACAGAAAATCTTGATACTCCTTTTAGTATCATTCGTTATGCAGGGAATGACGAATATGGTGCTTGTTGCCCAGAACTCATCATCAAATTCTGAGGCGATGTTGCTTACCAGTACCGATGCTGGTAATAACTTGCAAAATAGCGGAAAGATCTTACTATCAAATTTACTTTCCACCTTAGAACAACATTTTGATGTCACGTTTTTGTATAAAAACGAAATAATGGCAAATAAATATGTAAATCGAAATGAGATACAGATTGGTGAAAAGACCGGACGTGAACTTTCCCGGATATTGGACCAGATGGGGATTACCTTTCAGCGTATTGATAAGCAGACCTATGTACTGCTGGGTAAGAGCTTTCACTTGCTGCAGCCCGAAGAAGAGATTAGCGGAACGGTTACGGATGCGCAGTCAGGGGATGTTTTACCCGGGGTCAATGTAATGGTAAAAGGCACCACTACTGGTACTTCAACAGATGATACAGGTACATTTGAACTGACTGTGCCTTCCTTACAGGATACGCTTATTTTCTCCTTTATTGGATATCAAAGTCAGGAGGTGCCCATCAATGGCAGAAATGAAATTAATATTTCTTTGCAATCCGAGGCTATTTCTGGAGAGGAATTAGTAGTAACCGGTTATGGTGTTCAGCGAAAATCGGATGTTACAGGTTCCATTGGCATGGTCTCATCCGATGAACTTGAAAAACAACCTTCCTTTAATGCCCTGCAAAGCTTGAGAGGAAAGGTAGCCGGAGTTAATATCTTTACAAACTCTGGTTCACCCACAGGCAGTAACAGGGTAGTGATTAGAGGTTCAGGATCTATTAATGCCGATACTGATCCGTTATATGTAGTAGATGGGGTTGCCATGCAAGATGGGATTGAATATATGAACCCTAATGATATCGAAAGTATCGAGGTGTTAAAAGATGCTTCAGCAACAGCTATTTATGGGTCACGAGGAGCTAACGGTGTGATTCTGGTAACTACAAAGCGAGGTGATACCGCCGGAGAAGATGTTGCGGTAAGCTATGATGGATCATTTAGCGTTGGCAAAATGCGGGGACGTATGGATGCAATGAATGCGGAAGAGTTTATGGAGGTCCAGCGTACTGGCTATGAAAATGCTCCTTTATTTGATGACTATGCTCCGGGTGAAGAGCCGGAATTAGATTTAACTCCTGACATGGGAACTTTATTTGATGAGCAGGGCAATCCCATATATGATACGGATTGGCAGGATGCTGTGACCCGTACTGCTCTTTCCCATGATCATCAGATAGGAATACAGTCTGGAGGAGAAAAGTCATCTTTCGGAGGTTTTCTCAACTATACAAACAATGAGGGTATTATCCTCAACTCATGGATGAAACGGGCCAGCGCAAAAATTGTATATGATGCTGATCCCACTGACTGGTTATCCATTGGTACAAATTTAACCGTTAATAAAACCTGGGAAAATAACATTGAAGAAGGAGGGGGAGGCCAGGAAATCCGCCGGACTATGATTGAGTTCGCCCCGATTTTACCGGTACGATGGGACGACGGTACTTATACCCACTTTAATGACATACAAAGTCTTACTCTTGAAGGTCAGCCCAATCCAGTGCATCGAGCATTAGAAGAGGATAGGCTCAGAGATCGGATCCAGTTATTCGGTAATACATTTGCTGAATTTCAAATTACCGAGAATTTAGAATTTCGCACCCAGTTTGGTATTGATAATACGATCTTCGAGGCAAGAAACTATTCGCCAACCGATCTGGAATCCCCCTCAACCTCTGTAGGGAATGCCAGTATTTCTAACAGTGAAACCACTTACTGGCAAAATGAGAACTATCTGACCTACATTATTGATACTAATAAACACAGCCTCAACGCAGTATTTGGTGCAAGTTGGCAGGGAACGGATTACAGAGCCAATTCTTCAAGCGTACGTGAATTTCCTAACGACTTATATCGTACAAATAATATCGATGCTGCCACCGATATTAACAGTATTCCCGCCTCTAACGCCTGGAATTGGACGATGAACTCCTACTTTGCCAGGGGCAGCTATACCTACGACGAAACCTATAGCATTACCTTGACAAGCAGGATGGACGGCTCATCCCGTTTCGGTGAAAATAATAAGTATGGATTTTTTCCATCTCTTGGATTGGGCTGGACAGCCTCAAACGAAGACTTTATGGAGGATGTTAATTTTATCGATCACCTGAAGTTTAGGGGATCCTGGGGGAAAACCGGTAATACTGAAATTGGTGTTTACCAGTCACTATCAACGATCAGTTCCGGTACGGTATTGATAGGTGGGGCCCGGCAAACATCAAGTAGCCTTCAGCGATTAGCTAATCCTGATCTTGAGTGGGAAAAGACAACCCAATATAATGTGGGTGTTGAGGTTGATATGTTAGATCAACTCATTTCCTTAGAGGCAGACTATTATTATAAGTTGACTGACGACCTGTTGTTGGATCGGCCTATCCCGGCTACTACTGGTTTTGATGTAGTGATGGATAATGTGGGTTCCGTTTCTAATCGAGGAGTTGATTTTATGTTAACCACAAGAAATATTCAGACCTCTGATTTCTTCTGGTCATCTACGCTTAACTTCAATTATAACATAAACAGGGTGGAAAGTCTTGGAGTCGAAGATGAGGATATTTTTCCTGGACCTAATTGGGTATCGGGAAGCCAAACGATCCTTAGAGTCGGTGAACCTATAGGCACTTTCTACGGATTTGAGCGCTATGGAACCTGGAACACCGATGAGGCCGCTGAAGCTGCCGAAGCGGGACGTATTCCCGGAGAAGCGAAGAGATCAGAGGAACGACAAATCATCGGTCATGGCATGCCAGATTGGACCGGAAGTTTTGTTAATGAGTTTAACTTCGGGAGCTTTGATTTCACCGCTGATATTCAATTTGTCTATGGAAGCGAAATTATGCAGCAGTTTTTACACACTGCCGAAGACAGACAAGCCCTTACCAATGGAATCAGTACTCAACTGCATGATGCCTGGACCGAAGACCATCAGGATACCCCGATTCAGCGAATTAGGCATCAGCCTCTTTCCGGACAAAATACTCAGGCTGACAGCCATTGGATCGTTGACGGTTCCTATATACGAGGGAATCTTTTTTCACTGGGTTACACCTTTGATCAGAGTTTAACCACTCGATTAGGTATGCAGCAAATGAGGATTACTGCAAGCTTAGAAAATGCATTTGTGATTCATCACCCTGACTTTAAAGGGCACGATCCCGAAGGAACTTCATGGCAGGGAAATCCGAATACGCAAAACATTTTCTTCTATCAATATCCTAAACCCCGAACATTTACCCTTGGAGTAAATTTCAGATTCTAA
- a CDS encoding cysteine desulfurase, with the protein MAQPAKDTTTKRQIDFDAIRKDFPVLERTVKGNPLVYLDNAASSQMPRQVADRIDYYHRHEHANVHRGIHTLSQEGTDFYEETRKKTRDLINARHGHEIIYTCGTTDSINLVAQSYGRTFFEEGQKIVVSEIEHHANIVPWQMVAEDTGASLAVIPVNDRGELIWEAYLDLLDEDVAMVAIGHVSNALGTVHPVKEVIEEAHKYDIPVLVDGAQAVPHSPIDVQDLDADFYAFSAHKMCGPTGFGILYGKEQYLNEMPPYRGGGDMIDKVSFEETTFNKLPHKFEAGTPPIAAGIGFGAAIDYLTDIGMEHIAHHEQELLAYATEQLEVIEGLRIVGTAKDKASVISFVFDDIHASDIGTILDQQGIAVRTGHHCAQPTMRRFNIPATARASISFYNNRNDIDRLAEGIKQAKKFF; encoded by the coding sequence ATGGCACAGCCTGCTAAAGATACGACCACTAAGCGTCAGATAGATTTTGACGCTATTAGAAAGGATTTCCCGGTTCTTGAACGGACCGTTAAGGGGAATCCTTTGGTCTATCTGGACAACGCAGCATCAAGCCAGATGCCCCGACAGGTTGCGGATCGTATTGATTACTATCACCGTCACGAGCACGCAAACGTGCATCGCGGTATTCACACCTTGAGTCAGGAGGGAACGGACTTCTACGAGGAAACCCGTAAGAAAACACGTGATTTGATTAACGCACGCCACGGTCATGAAATCATCTATACCTGTGGTACGACAGATTCCATAAATCTCGTGGCACAAAGCTACGGGCGCACCTTTTTTGAAGAGGGGCAGAAGATAGTCGTTTCTGAAATTGAGCATCATGCCAATATTGTACCCTGGCAAATGGTAGCAGAAGATACCGGTGCTTCATTGGCTGTTATTCCCGTAAACGATCGTGGAGAACTGATTTGGGAGGCTTACCTTGATTTACTCGATGAAGATGTGGCTATGGTGGCTATTGGACATGTTTCTAATGCATTGGGGACGGTCCATCCGGTGAAAGAAGTCATTGAAGAAGCACACAAATATGATATTCCCGTCTTAGTGGATGGGGCACAGGCTGTACCTCATTCCCCGATCGATGTACAGGATTTGGATGCTGATTTTTATGCTTTTTCTGCTCACAAAATGTGCGGTCCTACGGGTTTCGGAATTCTCTATGGAAAAGAACAGTATCTCAATGAAATGCCCCCGTATCGCGGTGGCGGAGATATGATTGATAAAGTGAGTTTCGAAGAAACCACTTTTAATAAGTTGCCTCATAAATTTGAGGCCGGGACTCCACCCATTGCAGCAGGTATTGGCTTTGGAGCGGCTATTGACTATTTAACTGATATTGGAATGGAACACATTGCTCACCATGAGCAAGAACTATTGGCTTACGCAACCGAACAACTGGAAGTTATTGAAGGACTTCGTATTGTAGGTACAGCCAAAGATAAGGCATCTGTAATATCTTTTGTTTTTGATGATATCCATGCCAGTGATATCGGTACTATCCTGGATCAACAGGGCATAGCGGTCCGCACCGGCCATCATTGTGCACAGCCAACAATGAGAAGATTTAATATTCCGGCTACAGCACGGGCCTCCATCTCTTTTTATAACAACAGAAATGATATAGACCGGCTTGCTGAAGGAATTAAACAGGCAAAAAAGTTTTTCTGA
- a CDS encoding RNA polymerase sigma factor, with product MFLTPDTDRSDDEQWKLYSNEQLWEAFSKDDREAFSAFFLRFYDRLFRYGMNFLSGPKHEAVKDGIQKLFFRLWKKRKSLETPNSIDSYLYVSFRRILLRNNKRIKARNNRNAVYVEEEHSDIFNMEELIILREERKQRNALFREALQTLTPRQKEALLLRIDSGMENKEIAVIMDVSNKRVRNLIYEATKRLKNKVAELIKSNEKLSGQN from the coding sequence ATGTTTTTGACACCAGATACTGACAGATCTGATGATGAACAATGGAAGCTATATAGTAATGAACAACTGTGGGAAGCTTTTTCTAAAGATGACAGGGAGGCTTTTTCAGCTTTTTTTCTTCGGTTTTATGATCGATTGTTTCGATACGGAATGAATTTTCTATCCGGCCCAAAGCACGAGGCAGTTAAAGATGGAATACAGAAATTATTTTTTCGTCTATGGAAAAAGAGAAAAAGCTTAGAAACCCCTAATTCTATAGATAGTTACTTATATGTGTCTTTTCGCAGAATACTTTTGCGCAATAACAAGCGTATTAAAGCCCGGAATAATAGAAATGCTGTTTATGTAGAGGAAGAACACAGCGATATTTTCAATATGGAGGAGTTAATTATATTGAGAGAAGAAAGGAAACAACGTAATGCACTTTTCCGTGAAGCGCTGCAAACCCTAACCCCAAGACAAAAAGAGGCATTATTACTGCGTATTGATAGCGGTATGGAAAATAAAGAGATTGCTGTAATAATGGATGTTTCCAATAAAAGGGTGCGTAATCTTATTTATGAGGCCACAAAGCGTTTGAAAAATAAAGTGGCGGAGTTAATAAAATCTAACGAAAAATTATCTGGACAGAATTGA
- a CDS encoding HesB/IscA family protein: MSITVSDRAAARIKEIRNEQHLPDDAKLRVGVVSGGCSGLTYDLDFDTQPEDETEEDQEFETNGIKLIVDMRSFLYLSGTELDYTEGLNGQGFYFENPNATRTCSCGESFSV; the protein is encoded by the coding sequence ATGTCCATTACGGTAAGTGACCGAGCAGCAGCACGCATTAAAGAAATTCGCAATGAACAGCATTTGCCGGATGACGCCAAGCTTCGGGTAGGTGTTGTTAGCGGTGGCTGTTCAGGCTTAACCTACGATCTCGATTTTGATACCCAACCGGAAGATGAAACGGAAGAGGATCAAGAGTTTGAAACCAACGGTATTAAACTGATCGTGGATATGCGAAGCTTCTTATACCTCTCTGGGACCGAACTGGATTATACCGAAGGGTTGAATGGTCAGGGTTTTTACTTTGAAAACCCGAATGCAACGCGTACATGTTCATGCGGAGAATCATTTTCGGTGTAA
- a CDS encoding FecR family protein gives MNNSLEDLLADKSFVLWLRGEATAEQKEYWDNWLHDNPDRQLIVREAKNIINTIDNEHEVPDPYEELEKLNQAINQYESHQQLNRLISSYSNRGNQSYRTMTRHATAALLAIVVLLGGALSFFYINGTLSGSQELAKTQQTERYSTDYGEKITFRLSDGSRITLNGNSNLTFSTTEKNGLSTEVWLEGEAYFQITHLEGDKQRSFTVRTNDGTVSVLGTRFVVNTFRGETKTVLEEGKVTINNPGSSANYELSPGELARFKADDSTITIKEVNTQVYTSWIKDKLIFENTPMTEVAKRIENTFGVKVVLSTKLTHETLSGSIKSSNLNVLKEALEEVLHTNIKQKKEQLMIGTR, from the coding sequence ATGAATAATTCACTCGAAGATTTACTTGCAGACAAGTCTTTTGTTTTATGGCTAAGGGGAGAGGCTACTGCAGAACAAAAAGAGTATTGGGATAATTGGCTTCATGATAATCCTGATCGGCAGCTAATTGTAAGGGAAGCAAAAAATATTATTAATACCATTGATAATGAGCATGAGGTTCCCGATCCCTATGAGGAATTAGAAAAATTAAATCAAGCCATTAACCAATATGAGAGCCACCAGCAACTTAATAGGCTGATTTCCTCTTATTCCAATCGTGGTAATCAGTCTTATCGAACTATGACTCGTCATGCCACCGCTGCACTTCTGGCAATTGTTGTTTTACTGGGCGGGGCATTAAGTTTTTTCTATATAAATGGAACCTTATCAGGGAGTCAAGAACTAGCTAAAACCCAGCAGACAGAGCGATATAGTACAGATTACGGAGAAAAGATTACTTTTCGATTGAGTGATGGTTCGCGTATCACACTAAATGGTAATTCAAATCTTACATTTTCTACTACCGAAAAAAACGGATTAAGCACGGAAGTATGGCTTGAAGGTGAGGCCTATTTTCAGATTACACACCTGGAAGGGGATAAGCAGCGATCTTTTACTGTTCGAACTAACGATGGAACCGTAAGCGTACTGGGTACACGCTTCGTGGTGAATACTTTTCGGGGAGAAACGAAAACGGTATTGGAAGAGGGGAAGGTAACTATTAACAACCCCGGTTCATCAGCGAACTATGAACTTTCTCCCGGTGAACTGGCTCGTTTTAAAGCAGATGATAGCACAATAACAATCAAAGAAGTAAATACTCAGGTTTATACTTCATGGATCAAAGATAAACTTATTTTTGAAAATACTCCTATGACCGAAGTAGCGAAGCGCATTGAAAACACCTTTGGAGTGAAGGTTGTATTATCAACTAAATTAACACACGAAACGCTCTCCGGATCTATTAAGAGCAGTAACCTTAATGTATTAAAGGAAGCCCTTGAGGAAGTTCTTCATACAAATATTAAACAAAAAAAAGAACAATTAATGATAGGAACCAGGTAA
- a CDS encoding NifU family protein, whose protein sequence is MPKIKEIERTPNPDAMRFVLGEPLTNGVTKSFENASDAEHDELASALFAIDNVINVYYVDKYVTVTQDGEAVWSELLRKLAPPIREATPQTDVEEDDEVHATKEVQESDDPRLQEINKLLDEQVRPYLLADGGGLKILGLNGNRLKIHYQGSCGTCPTATSGTLYAIESMVKRIDPEIQVVSV, encoded by the coding sequence ATGCCTAAGATTAAAGAAATTGAACGAACACCTAATCCCGATGCCATGCGTTTTGTATTGGGAGAACCTCTGACAAACGGAGTAACTAAATCATTTGAAAATGCTTCTGATGCTGAGCATGATGAGCTTGCATCGGCGCTATTTGCCATAGACAATGTTATTAATGTCTATTATGTGGACAAGTATGTCACCGTCACTCAGGATGGAGAGGCCGTTTGGTCGGAATTACTTCGCAAACTTGCTCCACCTATCAGAGAAGCAACTCCCCAGACAGATGTCGAAGAAGACGACGAAGTACATGCAACCAAAGAGGTACAGGAGTCAGATGACCCTCGGTTACAAGAAATCAATAAATTGCTTGATGAGCAGGTCCGACCGTATCTCCTGGCAGATGGGGGGGGCTTGAAGATATTAGGTTTAAATGGTAACCGCTTGAAAATACATTACCAGGGATCCTGTGGTACGTGTCCTACGGCTACTAGCGGTACGCTCTATGCTATAGAAAGCATGGTAAAGCGCATTGATCCTGAAATACAAGTAGTTTCTGTTTAA
- a CDS encoding DUF2480 family protein, with translation MATDTQGEIVNKVKQSDKLVTVDLQKYYDDTQRIGLDLKQFLFKGLILKEKDFREQLEEYDWEQYKDQYVCVYCSTDAILSKWAFMLVGKHLTPYAKEVFKAQPDEIIHELYTRKLESVDWSQYADKFVILKGCSDDERPVPDSVYLYATQKLIPHVKKLMYGEACSNVPVYRG, from the coding sequence ATGGCTACAGATACTCAAGGCGAAATCGTCAATAAAGTAAAACAATCCGATAAGCTCGTAACGGTTGATCTCCAGAAATACTACGATGATACCCAACGTATAGGCCTCGATCTAAAGCAGTTCCTGTTTAAGGGACTTATTTTAAAGGAGAAGGACTTTCGGGAGCAGCTCGAGGAATATGATTGGGAGCAGTATAAAGACCAGTATGTATGTGTATATTGCTCTACTGATGCAATTCTTTCAAAGTGGGCTTTTATGCTGGTAGGCAAACACTTGACCCCATACGCCAAAGAGGTCTTTAAGGCCCAGCCGGATGAGATCATTCATGAACTATATACCCGTAAGCTGGAATCGGTGGATTGGAGCCAATACGCTGATAAATTTGTGATTCTCAAAGGGTGCAGTGATGATGAGCGTCCTGTACCCGATAGCGTTTATCTTTATGCTACTCAAAAGCTTATACCGCATGTTAAAAAGTTAATGTACGGTGAGGCATGCTCAAACGTGCCGGTTTACAGGGGATAG
- a CDS encoding carbon starvation CstA family protein: protein MNSILLAIGAIIIFALGYAFYSKFLARKIYQLDPDYETPAHKLEDGRDFVPTNKWIVLGHHFTSVAGAAPIVGPAIAIYWGWLPAILWVAIGTVFAAGVHDFGTMVLSIRHQGRSIGTLADELIGKRGRILFLFIILILVLMINAVFAWVISNLFISFPASVISIFIQIPLAVWIGYHTYKRQGSMLIPSVIVLAVMYASAIIATYIPALQIDFIRYFGGEGNTVLFGLSSTSMAFLIWIIVLMVYVYIASVLPVWKLLQPRDFINAQQLILGLIILYLGLFVMVPNVTAPASNPAANDASWFPLLFITIACGAVSGFHGLVSSGTTSKQIDKEPDARFVGYLGAIGEGALAIITILAVATYFSSGEAFNSTYSSFSAAGSNGLNTFIQGAGQLATGLWIPAESARTIIAVIVVSFAATTLDSSVRLMRYIIAELGEVYNIKQLTGVHVATSIAVISSSALVLLPEGPRGLGSGGYLLWPLFGTSNQLLAGISFLLITIWLKRQGRPIIYTLIPMIFLFFMTLWAMTEQVVFEWSGLRSSDSNILLFFLGAIILGFTIWILIEAISLWKREEVSR from the coding sequence ATGAATAGCATATTACTTGCAATAGGGGCTATAATAATTTTTGCGCTCGGATATGCTTTCTATTCTAAATTCCTTGCCCGTAAGATATACCAACTTGATCCTGACTATGAAACTCCTGCCCATAAACTTGAAGATGGCCGGGATTTTGTCCCGACAAATAAATGGATTGTATTAGGACATCATTTTACCTCTGTTGCAGGTGCAGCCCCAATTGTAGGTCCTGCTATTGCTATTTATTGGGGTTGGTTACCTGCTATTCTATGGGTTGCTATCGGGACGGTCTTTGCCGCTGGGGTGCATGATTTTGGAACGATGGTTTTATCTATTCGTCACCAGGGGCGCTCCATTGGAACTTTGGCGGATGAACTGATTGGAAAACGGGGACGAATCCTTTTTCTATTTATTATTCTTATTCTCGTACTAATGATAAATGCTGTTTTTGCATGGGTCATTTCTAATCTGTTTATTTCATTTCCGGCCAGTGTGATCTCAATTTTTATTCAGATTCCATTGGCTGTCTGGATTGGGTATCATACCTATAAGCGGCAGGGCAGCATGTTGATTCCCTCTGTTATTGTGCTGGCTGTAATGTATGCCTCAGCTATAATAGCTACCTATATTCCGGCCCTGCAAATTGATTTCATCCGTTACTTTGGAGGAGAAGGGAATACCGTTCTATTTGGACTTAGCAGTACTTCCATGGCTTTCCTTATTTGGATTATTGTGCTTATGGTCTATGTATATATTGCCTCTGTTCTACCAGTTTGGAAGCTTCTTCAACCCAGGGACTTTATAAATGCTCAACAATTAATTTTGGGGTTAATTATTTTGTACCTCGGACTGTTCGTGATGGTCCCCAACGTTACTGCTCCCGCAAGTAATCCTGCTGCTAATGATGCCAGTTGGTTCCCATTGCTTTTTATTACCATTGCATGCGGAGCAGTATCGGGTTTTCATGGACTGGTTTCATCGGGTACAACCTCAAAACAAATAGATAAAGAGCCTGATGCCCGATTTGTAGGATACCTTGGAGCAATAGGAGAGGGTGCTCTGGCCATCATTACCATATTGGCGGTAGCCACCTATTTTTCGAGTGGTGAGGCCTTTAACTCCACATACTCCTCCTTTTCAGCTGCCGGATCTAATGGACTCAATACCTTTATACAGGGGGCAGGTCAGCTGGCTACGGGACTTTGGATTCCGGCCGAATCTGCTCGTACTATTATTGCAGTTATTGTAGTGAGTTTTGCTGCTACCACCCTGGACAGCTCGGTACGCCTGATGCGGTATATCATCGCTGAGTTGGGCGAAGTCTATAATATCAAACAGCTTACCGGAGTTCACGTAGCTACCTCTATTGCCGTGATATCAAGCTCAGCTCTCGTATTACTCCCTGAAGGGCCCCGAGGACTCGGTTCCGGTGGTTACCTGCTATGGCCTCTTTTTGGAACTTCCAATCAATTGTTAGCGGGTATTAGTTTCCTCTTGATTACTATATGGTTGAAACGGCAAGGGAGGCCTATCATTTATACTCTTATTCCCATGATATTTCTTTTCTTTATGACCCTATGGGCTATGACGGAGCAGGTCGTATTTGAATGGTCTGGTTTAAGATCATCTGATTCTAATATACTTCTCTTTTTCCTTGGAGCTATTATCCTGGGCTTTACGATATGGATTTTAATCGAGGCTATAAGTTTATGGAAAAGAGAGGAAGTGAGCCGATAG